The following is a genomic window from Alphaproteobacteria bacterium LSUCC0396.
AGGCCCTTCGGTTGCAATGTGGATAAAATCGGGCTTCAGCTGCTGAATAATAGATCCAACTTTCCGACCCGGCAATACCGCTAATCGAATTTCTGGATAGGTAGGGCAAGGAATAGTCTTGAAAGCCTCAGGCGTTATCATCTCAACAATGTGGCCCATGGACCGCAAATGATCCCGTGTCATTGTTAATGTTCGAACTACACCATTGACTTGCGGATGCCAGGCATCGGTTACAATTAGGATTTTCAAAGTTTAATTCCCTGCGTTCGTGACGCGAATATCACTTGTGCATCAGGGTTTGAAAAGTTTTCTTCGGGTAGATTGAGCCCATTCTGTTTTTCGAACCCTGACCCAAGATTTTTGTGCCAGTCAACCAGCTCAAGTTTTCCATCAGTATGCTCAACAAGCGCAGAAATTGACTCAACCCAGTCACCATCATTGGCATATAAAATATCATCAATATAGCGAAGCTCAGGCTTGTGGATGTGGCCGCAGACGATACCATCACAGTTGCGCCGGCGTGTCTCAGTGACCATGACATGTTCGAAAGCTGAAATAAAAGAAACTGCCGACTTCACTCTCAACTTCAGATATTGAGACAGTGACCAATATGGTAAGTTTAACCAATTGCGAATTTTATTTAACAAACGATTTAGCTTAAGCAACACTCCGTAGGCATGGTCACCAACATAAGCTAGCCAGCGTGCGTGCTGAATTACATGATCAAAGAGATCACCATGCACCACCCACAATTTGAGGCCGAGTTTTGTTTCATGAACATGATCTCTCTTGATCCAAATTTCACCAAATTTCATGCCAACATATTCACGTGCAGCTTCATCATGATTGCCCGGAATGAAATATACCTTCGTGCCATGTCT
Proteins encoded in this region:
- a CDS encoding UDP-2,3-diacylglucosamine diphosphatase, which gives rise to MNENGQQVLTYRAIWISDTHLGTPGAQAEFLLHFLKHTRSEYLYLVGDIVDGWQLKRRWHWPQAHNDVVQKILRKARHGTKVYFIPGNHDEAAREYVGMKFGEIWIKRDHVHETKLGLKLWVVHGDLFDHVIQHARWLAYVGDHAYGVLLKLNRLLNKIRNWLNLPYWSLSQYLKLRVKSAVSFISAFEHVMVTETRRRNCDGIVCGHIHKPELRYIDDILYANDGDWVESISALVEHTDGKLELVDWHKNLGSGFEKQNGLNLPEENFSNPDAQVIFASRTQGIKL